One Danio rerio strain Tuebingen ecotype United States chromosome 22, GRCz12tu, whole genome shotgun sequence genomic window carries:
- the rbbp5 gene encoding retinoblastoma-binding protein 5 isoform X1, translated as MNLELLESFGQNYPEEADGTLDCISMALTCTFNRWGTLLAVGCNDGRIVIWDFLTRGIAKIISAHIHPVCSLSWSRDGHKLVSASTDNIVSQWDVLTGDCDQRFRFPSPILKLQYHPRDMNKVLVCPMKSAPVLLTLSDSKHVVLPVDDDSDLNVVAAFDRRGEYIYTGNAKGKILVLNTDTQDLVASFRVTTGTSNTTAIKSIEFARKGSCFLINTADRIIRVYDGREILTCGRDGEPEPMQKLQDLVNRTPWKRCCFSGDGEYIVAGSARQHALYIWEKSIGNLVKILHGTRGELLLDVAWHPVRPIIASISSGVVSIWAQNQVENWSAFAPDFKELDENVEYEERESEFDIEDEDKSEPEQTGADAAEDEEVDVTSVDPIPAFCSSDEELEDYKALLYLPIAPEVEDPEENPFGPPPDATAQNASTDDGSTHTGPGDKKRHPSADGAPPKKKIRTTTIELQGVPSDEVHPLLGVKGDSKSKKKAAGRPKGSKGKDKDSPFRPKVSRDRVEGLGTPGNLVAAVYKQHEVQGLD; from the exons ATGAATCTGGAGTTGCTCG AGTCGTTCGGGCAGAATTATCCAGAG GAGGCTGATGGGACTCTGGACTGCATCAGTATGGCTCTGACCTGTACGTTTAACCGCTGGGGAACACTACTCGCTGTCGGCTGCAATGACGGACGCATCGTCATCTGGGACTTCCTGACCAGAGGAATCGCCAAAATCATCAGTGCACACATACACCCTGTGTGCTCGCTCAG CTGGAGTCGGGATGGTCATAAGCTGGTCAGCGCCTCCACTGATAATATCGTCTCCCAGTGGGACGTCCTGACGGGAGATTGTGACCAGCGCTTCCGCTTTCCCTCCCCCATCCTCAAGCTGCAGTATCACCCCCGAGACAT gaATAAGGTACTGGTGTGTCCCATGAAGTCTGCGCCCGTCTTGCTCACGCTGTCCGACTCCAAACACGTGGTTTTGCCGGTGGACGACGACTCGGATCTGAATGTAGTGGCGGCGTTTGACCGACGCGGAGAGTACATTTACACCGGAAACGCCAAGGGGAAG ATTCTGGTTTTGAACACAGACACTCAGGATCTGGTGGCGTCCTTCAGAGTGACCACTGGAACCAGTAACACCACCGCCATCAAGTCCATCGAGTTTGCTCGCAAGGGCAG TTGTTTCCTCATCAACACAGCAGATCGAATCATTCGAGTTTACGACGGTCGAGAGATCCTGACCTGCGGCAGAGACGGAGAGCCTGAGCCCATGCAGAAACTGCAGGACCTGgtcaacag gACGCCGTGGAAGCGCTGCTGTTTCTCCGGTGACGGCGAGTATATCGTGGCGGGTTCTGCGCGTCAGCATGCGCTCTACATCTGGGAGAAGAGCATCGGCAACCTGGTGAAGATCCTGCACGGCACACGAGGAGAACTGCTGCTGGACGTAGCG tggcACCCGGTGCGGCCCATCATCGCCTCCATCTCCAGCGGCGTGGTCTCCATATGGGCTCAGAACCAAGTG gaGAACTGGAGTGCGTTCGCACCGGATTTTAAAGAGCTGGACGAGAATGTGGAGTACGAGGAGAGAGAGTCAGAGTTCGACATCGAGGACGAGGACAAGAGTGAACCAGAGCAgacag gagcgGACGCAGCGGAGGATGAGGAGGTGGACGTCACATCAGTCGACCCCATTCCTGCATTCTGCAGCAG TGACGAGGAGCTGGAGGACTATAAAGCTCTGCTGTATCTGCCGATCGCCCCGGAGGTTGAGGACCCAGAGGAGAACCCATTTGGCCCCCCGCCTGACGCCACGGCTCAGAACGCCAGCACTGACGACGGCTCCACCCACACCGGCCCCGGTGACAAGAAACGACACCCGTCAGCAGACGGAGCACCACCGAAGAAGAAGATCCGCACCACCACCATCGAGCTGCAGGGCGTCCCAAGCGACG AGGTGCACCCGCTGCTTGGCGTAAAAGGCGACAGTAAGTCGAAGAAGAAGGCGGCGGGGCGACCCAAGGGATCTAAAGGTAAAGACAAAGACTCTCCGTTCAGACCCAAAGTCAGCCGGGACAGAGTAGAGGGGCTGGGGACGCCAG
- the rbbp5 gene encoding retinoblastoma-binding protein 5 (The RefSeq protein has 1 substitution compared to this genomic sequence), translated as MNLELLESFGQNYPEEADGTLDCISMALTCTFNRWGTLLAVGCNDGRIVIWDFLTRGIAKIISAHIHPVCSLSWSRDGHKLVSASTDNIVSQWDVLTGDCDQRFRFPSPILKLQYHPRDMNKVLVCPMKSAPVLLTLSDSKHVVLPVDDDSDLNVVAAFDRRGEYIYTGNAKGKILVLNTDTQDLVASFRVTTGTSNTTAIKSIEFARKGSCFLINTADRIIRVYDGREILTCGRDGEPEPMQKLQDLVNRTPWKRCCFSGDGEYIVAGSARQHALYIWEKSIGNLVKILHGTRGELLLDVAWHPVRPIIASISSGVVSIWAQNQVENWSAFAPDFKELDENVEYEERESEFDIEDEDKSEPEQTGADAAEDEEVDVTSVDPIPAFCSSDEELEDYKALLYLPIAPEVEDPEENPFGPPPDATAQNASTDDGSAHTGPGDKKRHPSADGAPPKKKIRTTTIELQGVPSDEVHPLLGVKGDSKSKKKAAGRPKGSKGNLVAAVYKQHEVQGLD; from the exons ATGAATCTGGAGTTGCTCG AGTCGTTCGGGCAGAATTATCCAGAG GAGGCTGATGGGACTCTGGACTGCATCAGTATGGCTCTGACCTGTACGTTTAACCGCTGGGGAACACTACTCGCTGTCGGCTGCAATGACGGACGCATCGTCATCTGGGACTTCCTGACCAGAGGAATCGCCAAAATCATCAGTGCACACATACACCCTGTGTGCTCGCTCAG CTGGAGTCGGGATGGTCATAAGCTGGTCAGCGCCTCCACTGATAATATCGTCTCCCAGTGGGACGTCCTGACGGGAGATTGTGACCAGCGCTTCCGCTTTCCCTCCCCCATCCTCAAGCTGCAGTATCACCCCCGAGACAT gaATAAGGTACTGGTGTGTCCCATGAAGTCTGCGCCCGTCTTGCTCACGCTGTCCGACTCCAAACACGTGGTTTTGCCGGTGGACGACGACTCGGATCTGAATGTAGTGGCGGCGTTTGACCGACGCGGAGAGTACATTTACACCGGAAACGCCAAGGGGAAG ATTCTGGTTTTGAACACAGACACTCAGGATCTGGTGGCGTCCTTCAGAGTGACCACTGGAACCAGTAACACCACCGCCATCAAGTCCATCGAGTTTGCTCGCAAGGGCAG TTGTTTCCTCATCAACACAGCAGATCGAATCATTCGAGTTTACGACGGTCGAGAGATCCTGACCTGCGGCAGAGACGGAGAGCCTGAGCCCATGCAGAAACTGCAGGACCTGgtcaacag gACGCCGTGGAAGCGCTGCTGTTTCTCCGGTGACGGCGAGTATATCGTGGCGGGTTCTGCGCGTCAGCATGCGCTCTACATCTGGGAGAAGAGCATCGGCAACCTGGTGAAGATCCTGCACGGCACACGAGGAGAACTGCTGCTGGACGTAGCG tggcACCCGGTGCGGCCCATCATCGCCTCCATCTCCAGCGGCGTGGTCTCCATATGGGCTCAGAACCAAGTG gaGAACTGGAGTGCGTTCGCACCGGATTTTAAAGAGCTGGACGAGAATGTGGAGTACGAGGAGAGAGAGTCAGAGTTCGACATCGAGGACGAGGACAAGAGTGAACCAGAGCAgacag gagcgGACGCAGCGGAGGATGAGGAGGTGGACGTCACATCAGTCGACCCCATTCCTGCATTCTGCAGCAG TGACGAGGAGCTGGAGGACTATAAAGCTCTGCTGTATCTGCCGATCGCCCCGGAGGTTGAGGACCCAGAGGAGAACCCATTTGGCCCCCCGCCTGACGCCACGGCTCAGAACGCCAGCACTGACGACGGCTCCACCCACACCGGCCCCGGTGACAAGAAACGACACCCGTCAGCAGACGGAGCACCACCGAAGAAGAAGATCCGCACCACCACCATCGAGCTGCAGGGCGTCCCAAGCGACG AGGTGCACCCGCTGCTTGGCGTAAAAGGCGACAGTAAGTCGAAGAAGAAGGCGGCGGGGCGACCCAAGGGATCTAAAG
- the cry3b gene encoding cryptochrome circadian regulator 3b isoform X1, with protein MSVNSVHWFRKGLRLHDNPALLEALNGADTLRCVYFLDPWFAGASNLGVNRWRFLLQSLEDLDASLRKLNSCLFVIRGQPADIFPRLFKEWKVSRLTFEFDSEPFGKERDAAIKKLACEAGVEVIVKISHTLYDLDRIIELNGGQSPLTYKRFQTLVSSMEPPDPPLASPDRGMMGKCVTPISENHRDKYGVPLLEELGFDTEGLAPAVWPGGESEALKRMERHLGPDSTVAWQENFERPKMNASPLMASPLGLSPYLRFGCLSCRLFYCKLTQLYKKVKKNMNPSISLYDKILWREFFYTAATNNPRFDRMEGNPICIRIPWDRNAEALAKWAEAKTGFPWIDAIMMQLRQEGWIHHLARHAVACFLTRGDLWISWEEGMKVFEELLLDADWSVNAGSWLCHSCSSFFQQFFHCYCPVGFGRRIDPNGDFIRRYLPVLRDFPAKYIYDPWNAPHDVQLAAKCVIGVDYPKPMVNHAEASRLNIERMRQIYQQLSRYRGLSLLATVPSNHIEDAAANVNRGAMAPPTRRKTRNDASSYTGVRREQPGPSGAKHRHRHSLSHRPSPYATQSELTDHNHEFAVPQQPGRVSWPNVGGTGKKEGEAEHNCCRGDNGPSSSALKAQQQDNEKRREDAEGVAFST; from the exons ATGTCGGTGAACTCGGTGCACTGGTTCCGGAAGGGTCTGCGTCTGCATGATAACCCTGCGCTGCTGGAGGCTCTGAATGGGGCCGACACACTGCGCTGCGTTTACTTTCTGGACCCCTGGTTCGCTGGGGCCTCCAACCTGGGCGTCAACCGCTGGAG GTTTCTCCTTCAGAGTTTGGAGGATCTGGACGCTAGTCTTCGTAAACTAAACTCATGCCTGTTCGTGATTCGCGGTCAGCCGGCTGACATCTTCCCACGACTCTTCAAG GAATGGAAGGTTTCTCGATTGACATTCGAGTTCGACTCGGAGCCGTTCGGGAAGGAGCGAGACGCGGCGATAAAGAAACTAGCGTGTGAAGCAGGAGTGGAGGTGATCGTGAAGATCTCTCACACGCTCTACGATCTCGACAG GATCATCGAGCTGAACGGCGGTCAATCTCCGCTAACGTACAAACGCTTCCAGACACTAGTGAGCAGCATGGAGCCGCCCGACCCGCCCCTCGCCTCGCCAGACAGAGGCATGATGGGAAAATGTGTGACGCCCATCAGCGAAAACCACCGCGACAAATACGGCGTCCCCCTGCTGGAGGAACTAg GGTTCGACACTGAGGGTTTGGCTCCGGCTGTTTGGCCCGGTGGAGAATCAGAAGCTCTGAAGCGAATGGAGCGGCACCTCGGACCGGACTCTACTGTG GCGTGGCAGGAGAACTTTGAGCGACCGAAGATGAACGCTAGTCCGCTAATGGCTAGTCCGCTAGGTTTGAGTCCGTACCTTCGCTTCGGCTGCCTGTCCTGCCGCCTGTTCTACTGTAAACTCACTCAGCTCTACAAGAAG GTGAAGAAGAACATGAACCCGTCCATCTCTCTGTACGATAAGATCTTATGGCGGGAGTTTTTCTACACGGCCGCGACCAACAACCCACGCTTCGACCGCATGGAGGGAAACCCCATCTGCATCCGCATCCCGTGGGACAGGAACGCGGAGGCGCTAGCGAAGTGGGCGGAGGCTAAGACGGGTTTCCCCTGGATCGACGCCATCATGATGCAGCTACGTCAGGAGGGATGGATCCATCATCTGGCGCGTCACGCTGTGGCCTGTTTCCTGACGCGCGGAGACCTGTGGATCAGCTGGGAGGAGGGCATGAAG GTGTTCGAGGAGCTGCTGCTGGATGCGGACTGGAGTGTGAACGCGGGCAGCTGGCTCTGCCACTCCTGCAGCTCGTTCTTCCAGCAGTTCTTCCACTGTTACTGTCCTGTGGGGTTCGGACGCCGCATCGACCCCAACGGAGACTTCATCAG ACGTTACTTACCTGTCCTACGAGATTTTCCAGCCAAGTACATTTATGACCCCTGGAACGCCCCGCACGACGTGCAGCTAGCTGCTAAATGCGTGATCGGTGTGGACTATCCCAAACCCATGGTGAACCACGCGGAGGCCAGTCGGCTAAACATCGAGCGGATGCGGCAGATCTACCAGCAGCTGTCAAGATACCGCGGACTCA GTCTGCTTGCCACTGTTCCATCCAACCACATAGAAGACGCAGCAGCAAATGTAAACCGTGGAGCAATGGCGCCCCCAACACGCCGGAAGACACGAAACGACGCATCGTCTTATA CAGGGGTCAGGAGAGAGCAACCGGGACCAAGCGGAGCCAAACATCGACACCGACACTCACTCA gcCACCGCCCATCGCCGTACGCCACTCAGAGTGAACTGACGGACCACAACCACGAATTTGCCGTTCCACAACAACCag GGCGTGTGAGTTGGCCGAATGTGGGCGGGACTGGAAAAAAAGAAGGGGAGGCTGAGCACAACTGTTGCCGTGGTGACAATGGCCCCTCCTCCTCGGCACTGAAAGCGCAGCAGCAAGACAACGAG AAGAGGCGGGAAGATGCAGAGGGTGTGGCCTTCTCTACCTAA
- the cry3b gene encoding cryptochrome circadian regulator 3b isoform X2, with protein MSVNSVHWFRKGLRLHDNPALLEALNGADTLRCVYFLDPWFAGASNLGVNRWRFLLQSLEDLDASLRKLNSCLFVIRGQPADIFPRLFKEWKVSRLTFEFDSEPFGKERDAAIKKLACEAGVEVIVKISHTLYDLDRIIELNGGQSPLTYKRFQTLVSSMEPPDPPLASPDRGMMGKCVTPISENHRDKYGVPLLEELGFDTEGLAPAVWPGGESEALKRMERHLGPDSTVAWQENFERPKMNASPLMASPLGLSPYLRFGCLSCRLFYCKLTQLYKKVKKNMNPSISLYDKILWREFFYTAATNNPRFDRMEGNPICIRIPWDRNAEALAKWAEAKTGFPWIDAIMMQLRQEGWIHHLARHAVACFLTRGDLWISWEEGMKVFEELLLDADWSVNAGSWLCHSCSSFFQQFFHCYCPVGFGRRIDPNGDFIRRYLPVLRDFPAKYIYDPWNAPHDVQLAAKCVIGVDYPKPMVNHAEASRLNIERMRQIYQQLSRYRGLSLLATVPSNHIEDAAANVNRGAMAPPTRRKTRNDASSYTGVRREQPGPSGAKHRHRHSLSHRPSPYATQSELTDHNHEFAVPQQPGRVSWPNVGGTGKKEGEAEHNCCRGDNGPSSSALKAQQQDNERREDAEGVAFST; from the exons ATGTCGGTGAACTCGGTGCACTGGTTCCGGAAGGGTCTGCGTCTGCATGATAACCCTGCGCTGCTGGAGGCTCTGAATGGGGCCGACACACTGCGCTGCGTTTACTTTCTGGACCCCTGGTTCGCTGGGGCCTCCAACCTGGGCGTCAACCGCTGGAG GTTTCTCCTTCAGAGTTTGGAGGATCTGGACGCTAGTCTTCGTAAACTAAACTCATGCCTGTTCGTGATTCGCGGTCAGCCGGCTGACATCTTCCCACGACTCTTCAAG GAATGGAAGGTTTCTCGATTGACATTCGAGTTCGACTCGGAGCCGTTCGGGAAGGAGCGAGACGCGGCGATAAAGAAACTAGCGTGTGAAGCAGGAGTGGAGGTGATCGTGAAGATCTCTCACACGCTCTACGATCTCGACAG GATCATCGAGCTGAACGGCGGTCAATCTCCGCTAACGTACAAACGCTTCCAGACACTAGTGAGCAGCATGGAGCCGCCCGACCCGCCCCTCGCCTCGCCAGACAGAGGCATGATGGGAAAATGTGTGACGCCCATCAGCGAAAACCACCGCGACAAATACGGCGTCCCCCTGCTGGAGGAACTAg GGTTCGACACTGAGGGTTTGGCTCCGGCTGTTTGGCCCGGTGGAGAATCAGAAGCTCTGAAGCGAATGGAGCGGCACCTCGGACCGGACTCTACTGTG GCGTGGCAGGAGAACTTTGAGCGACCGAAGATGAACGCTAGTCCGCTAATGGCTAGTCCGCTAGGTTTGAGTCCGTACCTTCGCTTCGGCTGCCTGTCCTGCCGCCTGTTCTACTGTAAACTCACTCAGCTCTACAAGAAG GTGAAGAAGAACATGAACCCGTCCATCTCTCTGTACGATAAGATCTTATGGCGGGAGTTTTTCTACACGGCCGCGACCAACAACCCACGCTTCGACCGCATGGAGGGAAACCCCATCTGCATCCGCATCCCGTGGGACAGGAACGCGGAGGCGCTAGCGAAGTGGGCGGAGGCTAAGACGGGTTTCCCCTGGATCGACGCCATCATGATGCAGCTACGTCAGGAGGGATGGATCCATCATCTGGCGCGTCACGCTGTGGCCTGTTTCCTGACGCGCGGAGACCTGTGGATCAGCTGGGAGGAGGGCATGAAG GTGTTCGAGGAGCTGCTGCTGGATGCGGACTGGAGTGTGAACGCGGGCAGCTGGCTCTGCCACTCCTGCAGCTCGTTCTTCCAGCAGTTCTTCCACTGTTACTGTCCTGTGGGGTTCGGACGCCGCATCGACCCCAACGGAGACTTCATCAG ACGTTACTTACCTGTCCTACGAGATTTTCCAGCCAAGTACATTTATGACCCCTGGAACGCCCCGCACGACGTGCAGCTAGCTGCTAAATGCGTGATCGGTGTGGACTATCCCAAACCCATGGTGAACCACGCGGAGGCCAGTCGGCTAAACATCGAGCGGATGCGGCAGATCTACCAGCAGCTGTCAAGATACCGCGGACTCA GTCTGCTTGCCACTGTTCCATCCAACCACATAGAAGACGCAGCAGCAAATGTAAACCGTGGAGCAATGGCGCCCCCAACACGCCGGAAGACACGAAACGACGCATCGTCTTATA CAGGGGTCAGGAGAGAGCAACCGGGACCAAGCGGAGCCAAACATCGACACCGACACTCACTCA gcCACCGCCCATCGCCGTACGCCACTCAGAGTGAACTGACGGACCACAACCACGAATTTGCCGTTCCACAACAACCag GGCGTGTGAGTTGGCCGAATGTGGGCGGGACTGGAAAAAAAGAAGGGGAGGCTGAGCACAACTGTTGCCGTGGTGACAATGGCCCCTCCTCCTCGGCACTGAAAGCGCAGCAGCAAGACAACGAG AGGCGGGAAGATGCAGAGGGTGTGGCCTTCTCTACCTAA
- the cry3b gene encoding cryptochrome circadian regulator 3b isoform X3 — MSVNSVHWFRKGLRLHDNPALLEALNGADTLRCVYFLDPWFAGASNLGVNRWRFLLQSLEDLDASLRKLNSCLFVIRGQPADIFPRLFKEWKVSRLTFEFDSEPFGKERDAAIKKLACEAGVEVIVKISHTLYDLDRIIELNGGQSPLTYKRFQTLVSSMEPPDPPLASPDRGMMGKCVTPISENHRDKYGVPLLEELGFDTEGLAPAVWPGGESEALKRMERHLGPDSTVAWQENFERPKMNASPLMASPLGLSPYLRFGCLSCRLFYCKLTQLYKKVKKNMNPSISLYDKILWREFFYTAATNNPRFDRMEGNPICIRIPWDRNAEALAKWAEAKTGFPWIDAIMMQLRQEGWIHHLARHAVACFLTRGDLWISWEEGMKVFEELLLDADWSVNAGSWLCHSCSSFFQQFFHCYCPVGFGRRIDPNGDFIRRYLPVLRDFPAKYIYDPWNAPHDVQLAAKCVIGVDYPKPMVNHAEASRLNIERMRQIYQQLSRYRGLSLLATVPSNHIEDAAANVNRGAMAPPTRRKTRNDASSYRVRREQPGPSGAKHRHRHSLSHRPSPYATQSELTDHNHEFAVPQQPGRVSWPNVGGTGKKEGEAEHNCCRGDNGPSSSALKAQQQDNERREDAEGVAFST; from the exons ATGTCGGTGAACTCGGTGCACTGGTTCCGGAAGGGTCTGCGTCTGCATGATAACCCTGCGCTGCTGGAGGCTCTGAATGGGGCCGACACACTGCGCTGCGTTTACTTTCTGGACCCCTGGTTCGCTGGGGCCTCCAACCTGGGCGTCAACCGCTGGAG GTTTCTCCTTCAGAGTTTGGAGGATCTGGACGCTAGTCTTCGTAAACTAAACTCATGCCTGTTCGTGATTCGCGGTCAGCCGGCTGACATCTTCCCACGACTCTTCAAG GAATGGAAGGTTTCTCGATTGACATTCGAGTTCGACTCGGAGCCGTTCGGGAAGGAGCGAGACGCGGCGATAAAGAAACTAGCGTGTGAAGCAGGAGTGGAGGTGATCGTGAAGATCTCTCACACGCTCTACGATCTCGACAG GATCATCGAGCTGAACGGCGGTCAATCTCCGCTAACGTACAAACGCTTCCAGACACTAGTGAGCAGCATGGAGCCGCCCGACCCGCCCCTCGCCTCGCCAGACAGAGGCATGATGGGAAAATGTGTGACGCCCATCAGCGAAAACCACCGCGACAAATACGGCGTCCCCCTGCTGGAGGAACTAg GGTTCGACACTGAGGGTTTGGCTCCGGCTGTTTGGCCCGGTGGAGAATCAGAAGCTCTGAAGCGAATGGAGCGGCACCTCGGACCGGACTCTACTGTG GCGTGGCAGGAGAACTTTGAGCGACCGAAGATGAACGCTAGTCCGCTAATGGCTAGTCCGCTAGGTTTGAGTCCGTACCTTCGCTTCGGCTGCCTGTCCTGCCGCCTGTTCTACTGTAAACTCACTCAGCTCTACAAGAAG GTGAAGAAGAACATGAACCCGTCCATCTCTCTGTACGATAAGATCTTATGGCGGGAGTTTTTCTACACGGCCGCGACCAACAACCCACGCTTCGACCGCATGGAGGGAAACCCCATCTGCATCCGCATCCCGTGGGACAGGAACGCGGAGGCGCTAGCGAAGTGGGCGGAGGCTAAGACGGGTTTCCCCTGGATCGACGCCATCATGATGCAGCTACGTCAGGAGGGATGGATCCATCATCTGGCGCGTCACGCTGTGGCCTGTTTCCTGACGCGCGGAGACCTGTGGATCAGCTGGGAGGAGGGCATGAAG GTGTTCGAGGAGCTGCTGCTGGATGCGGACTGGAGTGTGAACGCGGGCAGCTGGCTCTGCCACTCCTGCAGCTCGTTCTTCCAGCAGTTCTTCCACTGTTACTGTCCTGTGGGGTTCGGACGCCGCATCGACCCCAACGGAGACTTCATCAG ACGTTACTTACCTGTCCTACGAGATTTTCCAGCCAAGTACATTTATGACCCCTGGAACGCCCCGCACGACGTGCAGCTAGCTGCTAAATGCGTGATCGGTGTGGACTATCCCAAACCCATGGTGAACCACGCGGAGGCCAGTCGGCTAAACATCGAGCGGATGCGGCAGATCTACCAGCAGCTGTCAAGATACCGCGGACTCA GTCTGCTTGCCACTGTTCCATCCAACCACATAGAAGACGCAGCAGCAAATGTAAACCGTGGAGCAATGGCGCCCCCAACACGCCGGAAGACACGAAACGACGCATCGTCTTATA GGGTCAGGAGAGAGCAACCGGGACCAAGCGGAGCCAAACATCGACACCGACACTCACTCA gcCACCGCCCATCGCCGTACGCCACTCAGAGTGAACTGACGGACCACAACCACGAATTTGCCGTTCCACAACAACCag GGCGTGTGAGTTGGCCGAATGTGGGCGGGACTGGAAAAAAAGAAGGGGAGGCTGAGCACAACTGTTGCCGTGGTGACAATGGCCCCTCCTCCTCGGCACTGAAAGCGCAGCAGCAAGACAACGAG AGGCGGGAAGATGCAGAGGGTGTGGCCTTCTCTACCTAA
- the cry3b gene encoding cryptochrome circadian regulator 3b: protein MSVNSVHWFRKGLRLHDNPALLEALNGADTLRCVYFLDPWFAGASNLGVNRWRFLLQSLEDLDASLRKLNSCLFVIRGQPADIFPRLFKEWKVSRLTFEFDSEPFGKERDAAIKKLACEAGVEVIVKISHTLYDLDRIIELNGGQSPLTYKRFQTLVSSMEPPDPPLASPDRGMMGKCVTPISENHRDKYGVPLLEELGFDTEGLAPAVWPGGESEALKRMERHLGPDSTVAWQENFERPKMNASPLMASPLGLSPYLRFGCLSCRLFYCKLTQLYKKVKKNMNPSISLYDKILWREFFYTAATNNPRFDRMEGNPICIRIPWDRNAEALAKWAEAKTGFPWIDAIMMQLRQEGWIHHLARHAVACFLTRGDLWISWEEGMKVFEELLLDADWSVNAGSWLCHSCSSFFQQFFHCYCPVGFGRRIDPNGDFIRRYLPVLRDFPAKYIYDPWNAPHDVQLAAKCVIGVDYPKPMVNHAEASRLNIERMRQIYQQLSRYRGLSLLATVPSNHIEDAAANVNRGAMAPPTRRKTRNDASSYRVRREQPGPSGAKHRHRHSLSHRPSPYATQSELTDHNHEFAVPQQPGRVSWPNVGGTGKKEGEAEHNCCRGDNGPSSSALKAQQQDNEKRREDAEGVAFST from the exons ATGTCGGTGAACTCGGTGCACTGGTTCCGGAAGGGTCTGCGTCTGCATGATAACCCTGCGCTGCTGGAGGCTCTGAATGGGGCCGACACACTGCGCTGCGTTTACTTTCTGGACCCCTGGTTCGCTGGGGCCTCCAACCTGGGCGTCAACCGCTGGAG GTTTCTCCTTCAGAGTTTGGAGGATCTGGACGCTAGTCTTCGTAAACTAAACTCATGCCTGTTCGTGATTCGCGGTCAGCCGGCTGACATCTTCCCACGACTCTTCAAG GAATGGAAGGTTTCTCGATTGACATTCGAGTTCGACTCGGAGCCGTTCGGGAAGGAGCGAGACGCGGCGATAAAGAAACTAGCGTGTGAAGCAGGAGTGGAGGTGATCGTGAAGATCTCTCACACGCTCTACGATCTCGACAG GATCATCGAGCTGAACGGCGGTCAATCTCCGCTAACGTACAAACGCTTCCAGACACTAGTGAGCAGCATGGAGCCGCCCGACCCGCCCCTCGCCTCGCCAGACAGAGGCATGATGGGAAAATGTGTGACGCCCATCAGCGAAAACCACCGCGACAAATACGGCGTCCCCCTGCTGGAGGAACTAg GGTTCGACACTGAGGGTTTGGCTCCGGCTGTTTGGCCCGGTGGAGAATCAGAAGCTCTGAAGCGAATGGAGCGGCACCTCGGACCGGACTCTACTGTG GCGTGGCAGGAGAACTTTGAGCGACCGAAGATGAACGCTAGTCCGCTAATGGCTAGTCCGCTAGGTTTGAGTCCGTACCTTCGCTTCGGCTGCCTGTCCTGCCGCCTGTTCTACTGTAAACTCACTCAGCTCTACAAGAAG GTGAAGAAGAACATGAACCCGTCCATCTCTCTGTACGATAAGATCTTATGGCGGGAGTTTTTCTACACGGCCGCGACCAACAACCCACGCTTCGACCGCATGGAGGGAAACCCCATCTGCATCCGCATCCCGTGGGACAGGAACGCGGAGGCGCTAGCGAAGTGGGCGGAGGCTAAGACGGGTTTCCCCTGGATCGACGCCATCATGATGCAGCTACGTCAGGAGGGATGGATCCATCATCTGGCGCGTCACGCTGTGGCCTGTTTCCTGACGCGCGGAGACCTGTGGATCAGCTGGGAGGAGGGCATGAAG GTGTTCGAGGAGCTGCTGCTGGATGCGGACTGGAGTGTGAACGCGGGCAGCTGGCTCTGCCACTCCTGCAGCTCGTTCTTCCAGCAGTTCTTCCACTGTTACTGTCCTGTGGGGTTCGGACGCCGCATCGACCCCAACGGAGACTTCATCAG ACGTTACTTACCTGTCCTACGAGATTTTCCAGCCAAGTACATTTATGACCCCTGGAACGCCCCGCACGACGTGCAGCTAGCTGCTAAATGCGTGATCGGTGTGGACTATCCCAAACCCATGGTGAACCACGCGGAGGCCAGTCGGCTAAACATCGAGCGGATGCGGCAGATCTACCAGCAGCTGTCAAGATACCGCGGACTCA GTCTGCTTGCCACTGTTCCATCCAACCACATAGAAGACGCAGCAGCAAATGTAAACCGTGGAGCAATGGCGCCCCCAACACGCCGGAAGACACGAAACGACGCATCGTCTTATA GGGTCAGGAGAGAGCAACCGGGACCAAGCGGAGCCAAACATCGACACCGACACTCACTCA gcCACCGCCCATCGCCGTACGCCACTCAGAGTGAACTGACGGACCACAACCACGAATTTGCCGTTCCACAACAACCag GGCGTGTGAGTTGGCCGAATGTGGGCGGGACTGGAAAAAAAGAAGGGGAGGCTGAGCACAACTGTTGCCGTGGTGACAATGGCCCCTCCTCCTCGGCACTGAAAGCGCAGCAGCAAGACAACGAG AAGAGGCGGGAAGATGCAGAGGGTGTGGCCTTCTCTACCTAA